From a single Bos indicus isolate NIAB-ARS_2022 breed Sahiwal x Tharparkar chromosome 11, NIAB-ARS_B.indTharparkar_mat_pri_1.0, whole genome shotgun sequence genomic region:
- the ZBTB6 gene encoding zinc finger and BTB domain-containing protein 6, translated as MAAESDVLHFQFEQQGDVVLQKMNLLRQQNLFCDVSIYINDTEFQGHKVILAACSTFMRDQFLLTQSKHVRITILQSAEVGRKLLLSCYTGALEVKRKELLKYLTAASYLQMVHIVEKCTEALSKYLEIDLSMKNNNQHVDLCQSSDRDVKNEDENSDKDCEIIEISEDSPVNIDFHVKEEESNVLQSTVESLTTEREEMRSPELSSVDMSFKDNEIRILHVESISTGGVENGKFSQPCTSSKASMYFSETQHSLINSTVESRVAEVPGNQDQGLFCENTEGSHGPVNEIQNLEDAFSLRHQCPRCPRGFLHVENYLRHLKMHKLFLCLQCGKTFTQKKNLNRHIRGHMGIRPFQCTVCLKTFTAKSTLQDHLNIHSGDRPYKCHCCDMDFKHKSALKKHLTSLHGRSSGEKLPRHDLERQNLL; from the coding sequence ATGGCTGCTGAGTCTGATGTTCTGCACTTCCAGTTTGAACAACAAGGAGATGTAGTCTTGCAGAAAATGAATCTCTTGAGGCAGCAGAATTTATTTTGTGATGTGTCAATTTATATTAATGACACTGAGTTCCAGGGGCACAAGGTGATTTTAGCTGCTTGCTCCACCTTTATGAGAGATCAGTTTTTACTCACTCAGTCAAAACATGTCAGAATCACCATCTTGCAGAGTGCAGAAGTTGGCAGAAAATTGTTGCTCTCTTGCTACACTGGAGCACTTGAAGTTAAAAGGAAAGAGCTTTTGAAATATTTGACTGCTGCCAGTTACCTTCAGATGGTTCACATTGTGGAAAAGTGCACAGAAGCTTTGTCAAAGTATTTGGAAATTGATCTTTCTATGAAAAATAACAATCAGCATGTTGACCTCTGTCAATCCTCTGATCGAGATGTTAAGAATGAAGATGAAAATTCAGATAAAGACTGTGAGATCATTGAAATTTCAGAAGATAGTCCTGTAAACATAGATTTCCATGTTAAAGAAGAGGAAAGCAACGTTTTACAGTCTACAGTAGAGAGCTTGAccacagagagagaggaaatgagaTCGCCAGAGCTGTcttcagtagacatgagttttaaAGACAATGAAATTCGTATCCTCCATGTGGAATCTATCAGTACTGGGGGTGTAGAAAATGGAAAGTTTTCACAGCCTTGTACCTCTTCAAAAGCAAGCATGTATTTCTCAGAAACACAGCATTCACTGATCAATTCTACAGTTGAGAGCAGAGTGGCAGAAGTTCCTGGGAATCAAGATCAAGGCTTATTTTGTGAGAACACTGAAGGAAGTCATGGTCCAGTGAATGAGATTCAGAATCTAGAGGATGCTTTTTCCCTGAGGCACCAGTGCCCCCGGTGCCCTCGAGGGTTTCTTCATGTTGAGAACTATCTGCGCCACCTTAAGATGCATAAACTGTTCTTGTGCTTACAGTGTGGGAAAACatttacacaaaagaaaaatctgaacagGCACATTCGAGGGCACATGGGCATACGGCCCTTTCAGTGCACTGTGTGCTTGAAGACATTTACTGCAAAAAGCACACTTCAGGACCACTTGAATATACACAGTGGGGATCGGCCATACAAATGCCACTGTTGTGACATGGATTTCAAGCACAAATCTGCCCTCAAAAAGCATTTAACCTCTCTCCATGGCAGAAGCAGTGGTGAAAAACTACCCAGGCATGATCTGGAAAGGCAAAACCTACTGTAA
- the ZBTB26 gene encoding zinc finger and BTB domain-containing protein 26 isoform X1: MELMEIQSSRSAKMSERSDLLHFKFENYGDSMLQKMNKLREENKFCDVTVLIDDIEVQGHKIVFAAGSPFLRDQFLLNDSREVKISILQSSEVGRQLLLSCYSGVLEFPEMELVNYLTAASFLQMSHIVERCTQALWKFIKPKQPMESKEGCEPQSASPQSKEHQGDARGSPKQDSPCIHPSEDSMDIEDSDIQIVKVESIGDVSEVRSKKDQNQFISSEPTALHSSEPQHSLINSTVENRVSEIEQNHLHNYALSYTGSDNIIMAAKDVFGPNIRGVDKGLQWHHQCPKCTRVFRHLENYANHLKMHKLFMCLLCGKTFTQKGNLHRHMRVHAGIKPFQCKICGKTFSQKCSLQDHLNLHSGDKPHKCNYCDMVFAHKPVLRKHLKQLHGKNSFDNANERNVQDLTVDFDSFACTTVTDSKGCQPQPDATQVLDAGKLAQAVLNLRNDSTCVN, translated from the exons ATGGAGTTGATGGAGATACAAAGTTCAAG gtCTGCCAAAATGTCTGAAAGATCAGATCTCCTTCACTTCAAGTTTGAAAATTATGGAGATTCAATGttacaaaaaatgaacaaattaagaGAAGAGAATAAATTTTGTGATGTTACAGTTCTCATAGATGATATTGAGGTACAGGGGCATAAAATTGTGTTTGCTGCAGGTTCCCCCTTCTTAAGAGACCAGTTTTTACTGAACGATTCGAGAGAGGTGAAAATCTCCATATTGCAGAGTTCCGAAGTGGGGAGACAATTGCTCTTGTCGTGCTATAGTGGTGTGCTGGAATTCCCCGAGATGGAACTGGTCAATTACTTGACCGCTGCGAGTTTTCTTCAGATGAGTCACATTGTAGAACGGTGCACGCAGGCCTTGTGGAAGTTTATAAAGCCAAAACAGCCAATGGAAAGTAAAGAGGGATGTGAACCACAGAGTGCTTCTCCCCAGTCGAAAGAACATCAGGGAGATGCCAGAGGCTCCCCAAAGCAGGACTCACCTTGTATTCACCCATCTGAAGACAGTATGGATATAGAGGACAGTGATATTCAGATTGTTAAGGTAGAATCTATTGGGGATGTATCAGAGGTTAGAAGTAAAAAAGATCAGAACCAGTTTATTTCTTCTGAACCCACTGCTTTACATTCATCCGAGCCCCAGCACTCTCTGATAAATTCAACTGTGGAAAACAGAGTAAGTGAAATAGAGCAAAACCATCTCCACAATTATGCCCTCTCTTACACAGGCAGTGATAACATCATCATGGCCGCGAAAGATGTCTTTGGGCCTAATATTCGAGGTGTAGACAAAGGCCTGCAGTGGCATCACCAGTGCCCAAAGTGTACCAGGGTGTTTCGTCACCTGGAGAACTAcgccaaccatttaaaaatgcacaaactCTTTATGTGTCTACTCTGCGGCAAGACTTTTACTCAGAAAGGCAACCTTCATCGACACATGCGTGTGCATGCCGGCATTAAACCTTTCCAGTGTAAAATCTGTGGGAAAACCTTTTCTCAGAAGTGTTCCTTACAGGATCATCTTAACCTTCACAGTGGAGATAAGCCCCATAAGTGTAACTATTGTGACATGGTTTTTGCACATAAGCCAGTTTTGAGGAAGCACCTTAAACAGCTGCATGGCAAAAACAGCTTTGATAATGCCAATGAAAGAAATGTGCAAGACCTCACTGTGGACTTTGATTCTTTTGCGTGTACAACAGTCACAGACTCTAAAGGGTGTCAGCCGCAGCCTGATGCGACACAGGTCCTGGATGCCGGTAAACTGGCCCAAGCTGTCCTGAACTTAAGGAACGATAGCACTTGCGTGAATTAA
- the ZBTB26 gene encoding zinc finger and BTB domain-containing protein 26 isoform X2, whose translation MSERSDLLHFKFENYGDSMLQKMNKLREENKFCDVTVLIDDIEVQGHKIVFAAGSPFLRDQFLLNDSREVKISILQSSEVGRQLLLSCYSGVLEFPEMELVNYLTAASFLQMSHIVERCTQALWKFIKPKQPMESKEGCEPQSASPQSKEHQGDARGSPKQDSPCIHPSEDSMDIEDSDIQIVKVESIGDVSEVRSKKDQNQFISSEPTALHSSEPQHSLINSTVENRVSEIEQNHLHNYALSYTGSDNIIMAAKDVFGPNIRGVDKGLQWHHQCPKCTRVFRHLENYANHLKMHKLFMCLLCGKTFTQKGNLHRHMRVHAGIKPFQCKICGKTFSQKCSLQDHLNLHSGDKPHKCNYCDMVFAHKPVLRKHLKQLHGKNSFDNANERNVQDLTVDFDSFACTTVTDSKGCQPQPDATQVLDAGKLAQAVLNLRNDSTCVN comes from the coding sequence ATGTCTGAAAGATCAGATCTCCTTCACTTCAAGTTTGAAAATTATGGAGATTCAATGttacaaaaaatgaacaaattaagaGAAGAGAATAAATTTTGTGATGTTACAGTTCTCATAGATGATATTGAGGTACAGGGGCATAAAATTGTGTTTGCTGCAGGTTCCCCCTTCTTAAGAGACCAGTTTTTACTGAACGATTCGAGAGAGGTGAAAATCTCCATATTGCAGAGTTCCGAAGTGGGGAGACAATTGCTCTTGTCGTGCTATAGTGGTGTGCTGGAATTCCCCGAGATGGAACTGGTCAATTACTTGACCGCTGCGAGTTTTCTTCAGATGAGTCACATTGTAGAACGGTGCACGCAGGCCTTGTGGAAGTTTATAAAGCCAAAACAGCCAATGGAAAGTAAAGAGGGATGTGAACCACAGAGTGCTTCTCCCCAGTCGAAAGAACATCAGGGAGATGCCAGAGGCTCCCCAAAGCAGGACTCACCTTGTATTCACCCATCTGAAGACAGTATGGATATAGAGGACAGTGATATTCAGATTGTTAAGGTAGAATCTATTGGGGATGTATCAGAGGTTAGAAGTAAAAAAGATCAGAACCAGTTTATTTCTTCTGAACCCACTGCTTTACATTCATCCGAGCCCCAGCACTCTCTGATAAATTCAACTGTGGAAAACAGAGTAAGTGAAATAGAGCAAAACCATCTCCACAATTATGCCCTCTCTTACACAGGCAGTGATAACATCATCATGGCCGCGAAAGATGTCTTTGGGCCTAATATTCGAGGTGTAGACAAAGGCCTGCAGTGGCATCACCAGTGCCCAAAGTGTACCAGGGTGTTTCGTCACCTGGAGAACTAcgccaaccatttaaaaatgcacaaactCTTTATGTGTCTACTCTGCGGCAAGACTTTTACTCAGAAAGGCAACCTTCATCGACACATGCGTGTGCATGCCGGCATTAAACCTTTCCAGTGTAAAATCTGTGGGAAAACCTTTTCTCAGAAGTGTTCCTTACAGGATCATCTTAACCTTCACAGTGGAGATAAGCCCCATAAGTGTAACTATTGTGACATGGTTTTTGCACATAAGCCAGTTTTGAGGAAGCACCTTAAACAGCTGCATGGCAAAAACAGCTTTGATAATGCCAATGAAAGAAATGTGCAAGACCTCACTGTGGACTTTGATTCTTTTGCGTGTACAACAGTCACAGACTCTAAAGGGTGTCAGCCGCAGCCTGATGCGACACAGGTCCTGGATGCCGGTAAACTGGCCCAAGCTGTCCTGAACTTAAGGAACGATAGCACTTGCGTGAATTAA